DNA sequence from the Armigeres subalbatus isolate Guangzhou_Male chromosome 1, GZ_Asu_2, whole genome shotgun sequence genome:
aagaaaaagaatgtttgttccaaatttggttgaaatcgagagaagttatgctggaacattggatcattgcttaccttgcttttattcattaatctttaatcataatcctataatttttataccttttaaaatttggaataaaggttactcggttattgatcactatgcaaatcattcaatttgatcattcataatcattaatcattaatcatatcgatcgtcaatcattaatcatacacatagtgtgtcaacatttgatcacgatcggtaatcgttaatcatactccaacggTTTTTTGGTCATTATTcacaatcgttaatcattgtcaaaaatgaataaatcattaatcataatctttaatcatagagttgaatgatttaatcatttaatctggttggaattggtcctgggggttaggagtgaattgctcgttttctaaagacaaccccttcacCCTTACTCTCCCTCTTTTCTCAATGACCAtatcaccccctttgttatcttctccttgggatagagaGTGTGTgtaacaaatttggttgaaatcggtacaggggttcagcaGTTAAACTAAATTgtccgttttctgaacaatacccctacCTCCACCCTACCTCCAATCAGCTCATAGTGaacatgtgtacaaaatttgattgaaatcggtcctgggggttgggagttacactgagttgcttgtttaccaaagacaacacctccccctataccctcccctttttcccaatgatcatcccaccccctttgttatcttttccttatgatatagaatgtgtgtaccaaatttggatgaaatcggtacaggagttcataatttactttgaattgtcccttttctaaacaaaatcccctccctccagacccctcctccTTTGCCAAATCCCCTCTCATATAATcgcctcctcgtagtgaatatgtgtacaaaatttggttgaaatcggtcctggaagttgaaagttacacagaattgttcgttttctgaacaaaacgccttccaccacccctcccccttttccaaatgagCATCCCACCCCTTtattaacttcccctgaggatataGAATacgtgtaccaaatttggttgaaatcggccaagtggttcagaagtagttagcgaacatacatacatagattggtttttatatatatagaagaagaagaagaagatagaagaaggagatagaagaagaagaaagaagatatcCTTTAAATGTGGATTctcctatccagctttccacgctcggtaatggcggcttgtcggtgtgtaaaaatcaatcactcactgtactttttgacactagctggaggaaaactcactggcgaaaaggccttttttccattcccctcacccaggaacgccagtgagctttcctccagctaatgtcaaacagtacagtgactgattgatttttacacagtggcaagccgccattactgagcgtggaaagctggataagggttgctgacgtttaatcatctttcgcTTTCAAGTGCATgggaaggataggatttgttttcatcgggaaacgtttcccgatgaaaacaaatcctattctGTCTATgcacttgaaagagaaagatgattaaacgtcagcaagctctatccagctttccacgctcggtaatggcggcttatcggtgtgtaaaaatcaattggtcactgtactgtttgacactagctggaggaaagcccactggcgttcctgggtgaggggaacGGAAACAAGGCCTTTTCCgcagtgagctttcctccagctagtgtcaaacagtacagcgaccgattgatttttacacaccgacaagccgccattaccgagcgtggaaagctggatagcggCTGATTAATAACGcatacataaaatttatttgtgaatttctttaatagatttttgccaataaaaaatgtgtggatttttattagtgtttgAGTGAAGATAAAAATCGACCCAATGGAGTTGCGGTAAAAGAGTCTGAACCTCTCCGGCGCGGCGATTCAAAAAATTCGACCTAATTTGACAGCCCTCTACACGCACACTCACGTATTTACATTCGTACGACGAAATCCGTCATCGCATTTTTCGCACTCTTCGTTCGCAACGACTTTCCCGGATCACACATCCGAAGGAAAAAGAATCACAAATTTTGTGCCGTCTCCGGTTTTTACGTTGCGTGGATTCTCCACCAGAAAATCCGATATTTACCCGTTTTGTGCAGTGAGTTCGGCATTTCCGTGTCGATACTGGAATCAGTGTTGTTTCCTTATCCATTTTCGTGAGCAcgaaaaaaaggaaagaagatTGCTTTTACGCTTGGTCGCAGTTGTGCAGAGGAGGAAAATCCCAATCCAAAATGTCTCTCAATCCGCAGTACGAGAACATTGGCAAGGAATTCGTCACCCAGTACTATGCCATGTTCGACGATCCGCTGCAGCGGGTGGCTGTGGCCAATTTGTATAACGTAAGTCGTGAATATTCTCGGAAATGGGAAGGAATTAGCGATGATAATATTACGAATAACAAGACCTTTCGCGAAAGATCTAGTTTGGGAACCTAACCTCAATCGGATGCTCACAACAGGGCTAGTAGCGAATTTTGTGTTTGTGTTGTAATGTTTTTTTACCTGAATATGTGAGCAATGTTTAGAACGAAACTGATTCTGAAAAATAAGACGTATAACTCGGTCACAACTGTATGATTTATTGACCTTGCAAAGCCAAAATTCTGATCTGAATACAACCCCGAAATTGTGATCAGATTCTTTTCCTGAAACATccaaaattaataatttttaattgttcaatTCCAGGCCGACTCATCCTTCATGTCCTTTGAAGGAGTGCAAATTCAAGGTGCGGTAAAAATTGCAGAAAAATTACAGGTGAGTGAAATAAGAGAAACTTTCGAACTGTTTTCGctattcaaaatatgttttgcttCACAGGGTCTTACCTTCCAAAAGATCAACCGTATTCTAACGGCGGTCGACTCTCAGCCCATGTTCGACGGAGGTGTCCTGATAAGCGTTTTAGGTAGATTGCAAGTAAGTACCGATTAGTGTCCCTCTTGCTTCGTATCAGAACTACCATCTGTAATGCAACCGATCAGGAAATATTGAAACTGATTCAATGTTTTTTCGTTCGTTCTTTCTTTGCCATCTTGCCGCCTGAACGCCGGTATCCTTGATTCTTGTCACTGTTACTGTCAATCGCGTAGACTGACGATGATCAGCCCCACGCCTATACGCAAACGTTCGTCCTGAAGCCCATCGGAACCAGCTTCTTTGTCCAGCACGACGTTTTCAGATTAGCGTTGCACGACATGGCGTAGCGTGTGTCGGTGGCCTAgcgaaaataaattgaaaacgcCTATTTGTTATTCCCCTTTTTTCCCCCTACGGTTCTAATAGACAGGAGAAACGGTACAGCATCACGGGGATAGTTTGCTTCGCGTGACTTGCCCAACCGGAACCTACTGCTTTTAGTCTTGAACTATGATCTGATAAAATGATGAACAATTGTTAATTCAAATCTAGACCAGAGATAATTAGGCGAAAGGGGCGTACCTTATTTTGTGATCAAACTCTTGAGCTTTCGATTTCCAAATGATCCAACACAACAATAATCAGTGAATCTTATATGAAGTTGTAtaacaaattgatttttttcccaaTGTTGTGCTGGAGGTTTAAGAGAGAAAGTGTAGCTCCAGAGTAAACATTCACAAAATAGCGTTCGCCCGAATATTCAGTTTGAGCTCCTTGACGTTATCTGCAGAACTTTGTTAGTTGTTCAAAATAGgagaaaacagaagaaagaaaagCATACGctctttgaattttataacTAAGCTTGAACTAGCTTTTaaagttattttattttttgtaaattttgttaaTGTTTCCTTCTCATGCTTTCCAAAAAGGTGATGCGTAAATTGTGCAGAGATCATAACAATTGAACATTATTGTAATTTTTAGAATACGAATGTTGCGTTTTGTGTTTTTTCATGACGTTTAAATCATGTATATTTTTCGTCTTGGATCGGCAACCGGTTCCGTTTGATTTTGTTTGTAAGCACGACTTCAAAATTACCTTTACGAGCAAAGTGTAATAAATTATATTGATTATTATTGATATGAGTAATATATATCGAGAACAATAAGTATTTCAAATAAACTTGGCTGGTTTCATTTTTTCGATACAACCCTACTTGATGCAAAACAATGAAAAGGTAAAATCGATTAAACGTGTGTTAATTAATTTGTTAGTTTGTACTTTCACTACTACTGAATTAACAATCTCATTATTTTCTTTGCCTTTGATTTTCTTCATCAATTTATGTAAATGTTTATGAGCAATGTTACTAACaatacattttgtttacatttttgcatatggttgAAATGTTTCGTAACAACTCCCCGTTGATTTGATTGACCAATTCATCCGATTGTGAATATTCATATTTAAACATGATCTGTTATAAATTTGACAATATCGATTATCCAAAGATTAAATATAAAATCAGAAAGGCGCGAACAAGGATCGACCTCCTGCTTCATTTAATCAGTTGAACAAGTAATACGAAAGGAAACAAAGACAGAGAAAAGCTGTGGTATTTACACTAAAGTCTGAATTCTCAACCCATCAGTGAATACTCGATAAGGGATGTTATAATGGTAAGAACATTGAGAATAGTTTAGATGGCATATGTTCCAGATTATAACATAAttcgggaccgctttgcgatttgggcgtaacttattttgtaaacaaacattgtttcatggattccgtagaatgcaagcGATTTTCTCCAAAACTAGTTCCCCTATCTGATAGAGGAAAGCCTACTCTGTCGAATACATACCATGGCTTTCTCGGGAAATGTCTCCTGGAGCAGGAATTCGCcattcaatgtttgtttacaaaataagttacgcccaaatcgcaaagcggtcccgaaTTTATGTCTGACTTGCCGGGGCATGTGTACTCGCGGGCATGATACTTATCAAACTGGTGGCGAAGGAAGCCGAGGAGTGATACGCCTTCAGGGGCACCGGTAATGCCCAACGGAGTATTAGGGCAGAAACGGCTTCCAAATGGCAGAGGGAGTGGGACAACTCGAATAGGGGCAAGTGGACTCATCACCTAGTCCCGAGTGTGTCggcatggattagcagacctcatggaGAGCTGAACTTTAGCTTGACCCAGTTCATAACAGGCTACGGATGCTTAAGGGTTCTTTGCTGTGCCTCAAATTATGCAGGCTCCACAGCTTCTTTCAGCGCTTTTCAGCTGCTTTAGCTCTCCTTTTaagcgcgttttttttttcaggttaaCATTAATCTGAAAAATGTCGCGTAAATCCCCAAATACGCGTACAAAAagtcgcgtaaaaagcgaccccaatGTATTACTTTAATATTTGAtttaatgtattttttattatttaccaCAGCTAACCTAATACAATGTGAATGatacactctaaaatatttctctAACAAAAGTTCAAAAACTTGATGAAAAATCGGCAATAATAATtggattcatttttttaatggaTTAAAAACTGGAATAATATTCAAAATGTGAAATTGTTTtggacaaaacaaaaataattttgatctTGGAGGTTTAAGTATAATCATCTACCTATAACAAGAGTGAGTCTACAGCAATAATTTGAAtggcttttatatttttttttgcctgcATGATCATTGCATTTTATGCCTTTCAAAAAATGTAGTAAGTTTATGACTTCCCTCtaattcctttcttctttcattcCCAGTGTGACGACGATCCACCGCACCCGTTCTCGCATGTGTTCGTGCTGAAACCCATGGGAACATCGTTTTACTGTGCGCACGACATTTTCCGGCTGGGTATCCACAATACTGTTTAGAGAAAACCAATCCCCAAAAACTGAGCTGCTCGCGCGAATAGAGCCTTGAAACCCACATATACAGCTTTCCAATAACCGACGGGATCTAATTGCATAAATTATGGAACAAGAGTGATGCTGCAGAGCTTTCTTTgccgaagaaagaaagaagaagataatGTGATGTCATCACACAACTAGTTATCCACACCACACACACAATATATTGCTAACCCGTAATATAAACATTAGTATGCTAACAATGTTTGCTTGAAATTAATAAAAGTTaggaaaatgagaaataatCTTGGTTATAAATTCATGAGAACTCTTCCTTAGATATAGGAACACGATATCAATCACGGTAATATCTCAAAAACAGAAAGTATCATAGCATAAAATCAATAAGTTTCTTCTTTTATATgtctatgatttttttatggtgAGTATTCAACTGAAGGTTCTTTCGTttgttttacccttcttacaccccaAGAAGGGTATTAAGATcacttgaaaaaccgactttttatccgagactcggagacccaagtcataTATaccaagatctcagccgtctgtaaaccgatttgcatgatgattttatctttaaacgaaagctatgcctTTGCCATTTTCGGAATCCAACGTTTAGTTTCCGAGATAtttgagaaatacgaacataaagtgcaaaataatgtcacatctGTAATATCCTATTAcgtcttagggtctgtctcaattggataattaaaatgaaattaaacttaaaagtgacatttcaataatcgaatcattttccatcgatgtcctatttaACATTGCTGGATAGCACCAGACATTCTTATAACAgggtgaatttttaattttcgaattgtcacttttaagtttaattctccaaatgagacagacctttAGTACTAAACTTGAGCTACTGATGGAGGTGACCAAGTCACATTTCGTGTGTAACTCTATACAGTTACCAGTACATATTTATATGTCCATTGGAATCGAACCTTGTAATGCATTGACTTTGGACTTTGGGACCGAGATGTAGAAAGTGTCAAAACTTTGGGCACATTGCGAAGGATCGCAGaatcttgtaatcttgtaatcttgtaatatcaacgcaccctctgaccatagcctatctgcgttgtatttaaataccgctgagcgatacgtctactgggcaacacgtccggtgtgcagtgcactaagatctccttagatgcaaccggaccgagatcTTACTTAAGGCTCCGAATTGTCCGTTTCGTtgtgatatgttgccataaaatagaaatatatgcacttgcttttctaatctacgggaatatttaaatttactaatgatattgattagtgacaagtaaattcattcatcgatcagattagaacgagctcagtgcaattataatataaacgcaatacttatctgcaattcacagaagatgttgggattgtccttgaagtaatcacgttgtgaacacagacttcctgtattgacggtggttgttatgaatatgaataccactgctgataccggaactataagattttcttcatcactggtcgtctggaaagaggtagataaaagaattgggccgctttcactcgccggcccgcaaaacattagtaagtaattaatcttaatacaaagacaaaaatacagttctaataattctgtcttattaa
Encoded proteins:
- the LOC134206537 gene encoding probable nuclear transport factor 2 isoform X1, producing the protein MSLNPQYENIGKEFVTQYYAMFDDPLQRVAVANLYNADSSFMSFEGVQIQGAVKIAEKLQGLTFQKINRILTAVDSQPMFDGGVLISVLGRLQCDDDPPHPFSHVFVLKPMGTSFYCAHDIFRLGIHNTV
- the LOC134206537 gene encoding probable nuclear transport factor 2 isoform X2, with the protein product MSLNPQYENIGKEFVTQYYAMFDDPLQRVAVANLYNADSSFMSFEGVQIQGAVKIAEKLQGLTFQKINRILTAVDSQPMFDGGVLISVLGRLQTDDDQPHAYTQTFVLKPIGTSFFVQHDVFRLALHDMA